CAACGGGCAATCAACTATGATACTTTTGATGAGACCCCGCTTCCTACGGAAGCCATTGACTTCCGAGCTGCTTCCGAGCTATTTGCGCCCATACGTAAGCTGAAGCCCTCCGATTTACTCGAATGGTATTCGGGCTTTTTTCCGTGAATTTCAGATACGGATACTACTAATCAAAACGGTGCCGATAAGAGGGTTTAAAAGTACTACTATACTAAGCGTTCACAACGTTCTGATCTTCTACTTCTTGATAAATTAATCTGATTGTTTATATTTGTAATTAATGGCGTTCCAAATTTTACCACTAAAATGGAAATAATACCTGCTGTTATGCTACCAGCCACAACTTCGATTGCGCGCTTAACGGCTATTAATTCAGCAAACCAAATGGAATGTTATTGCAAAGCCGCAAGTAGTATAATCATACCCAGTAGCTGTTGCCAGTTTCCAATTATTACCGTAAGCGTTCAGCCAACCTTTCAATTACCCATAGGCATTGTGTGAACAAATAAGTGTGATAAAAATTATTCCCATAAAAGGTTCATTTCCTAGGAATAATATGTGCATAGCAGTTCACGAGTCCAAGTTAGACAAAACCTGAATGGGTTACAAGAATTTTAGGCCAAATTCTAAACTTCTTATGTTAAGCACTTTTTTGGCTATATTTTTAACAAAAAATGTCCATTTTTGAATATCGGCATTTATAGCTCCTTGTACGTTGCTGTAGCTCTCCGCTATAAATTCTCATCAAGGATTTATAACATATTTTTCACGAAGGTGAAGCTGTGGAGTATTTATGCTATCTTAGTTTGATAGGAGTTTTGAAAGAATGTTTTTATGTTTTTCTGTATGCAAAAAGAAAAAATTATACTTGTCGTTGTTGTTATCAATTTGAGTTAGATTTATCAATCTATCCTGTATAGCTGAGTAGCATTTATATCCCAAGCCAAATAACAAAGACATAACATCAGAGGTATTATAATCAAATTTTTTACACCATGGTTCATAAAGTTCAATATAAATAATGGGTTTTAATTTTTCTAAAGTAACTAACCCTCCTTGCAAAATAGAAAGCTCAGAGCCCTCAACATCGCATTTGATAATATCTAATTTGGTGATTTTTTGTTCTTGAACTACATCATCCATTCTTCTTAGCTTACAAGAAATACGATCTATGTTTTCGTGTTCAATAAGATTTTCTAATGAGGCTATAGCTGAACCTCCTCGGAAGTAATAAAACAATGCTTCTTGGTTGTTCTTGGCCAATCCAAAATTAAAAGGAATAACATTTTCTACGTCATTTAACCTTA
The nucleotide sequence above comes from Gammaproteobacteria bacterium. Encoded proteins:
- a CDS encoding FkbM family methyltransferase, producing the protein MAKVQVYSFEPIPATFNYLTYNLRLNDVENVIPFNFGLAKNNQEALFYYFRGGSAIASLENLIEHENIDRISCKLRRMDDVVQEQKITKLDIIKCDVEGSELSILQGGLVTLEKLKPIIYIELYEPWCKKFDYNTSDVMSLLFGLGYKCYSAIQDRLINLTQIDNNNDKYNFFFLHTEKHKNILSKLLSN